From a single Flavobacterium sp. genomic region:
- a CDS encoding 30S ribosomal protein S16, producing MSVKIRLQRHGKKGKPFYWVVAADARSKRDGKFLEKIGTYNPNTNPATIDLNIEKAAEWLHNGAQPTDTARAILSYTGALLKHHLDGGVRKGALTQEQADAKLATWLEEKAGKVDAKKSGLSKAEADAKAKAFKAEQEANAKRIAAQAEAAKVEEVAEEAPAEVTEEVVEAAAEETPAVEENNEETQA from the coding sequence ATGTCAGTAAAAATTAGATTACAAAGACACGGAAAAAAAGGGAAACCTTTTTATTGGGTTGTTGCAGCAGATGCAAGATCAAAAAGAGATGGTAAATTCTTAGAGAAAATCGGAACTTACAATCCAAACACTAACCCAGCTACTATCGATTTAAACATCGAAAAAGCAGCAGAATGGTTACACAATGGTGCTCAGCCAACTGATACCGCAAGAGCAATTTTATCTTACACAGGGGCTTTATTAAAGCACCATTTAGATGGAGGAGTTCGTAAAGGCGCTTTAACTCAAGAACAAGCTGATGCTAAATTAGCAACTTGGTTAGAAGAAAAAGCTGGTAAAGTTGATGCTAAAAAATCTGGTTTATCTAAAGCAGAGGCTGATGCAAAAGCAAAAGCATTTAAAGCTGAACAAGAAGCAAACGCAAAACGTATTGCTGCTCAAGCTGAAGCTGCGAAAGTAGAAGAAGTAGCTGAAGAAGCTCCAGCAGAAGTAACTGAAGAAGTAGTGGAAGCTGCTGCTGAAGAAACTCCAGCTGTTGAAGAAAACAACGAAGAAACTCAAGCATAA
- the rimM gene encoding ribosome maturation factor RimM (Essential for efficient processing of 16S rRNA), which translates to MRKEDCFYLGKIAKKFSFKGEVLAYLDTDEPELYQNLESVFVEINKSLVPFFIESSSLHKEKFLRVRFEDIQTEEEADEIMGSEIYLPLSMLPKLEGTQFYFHEVIGFDVIDTRIGNIGKIAAINDSGAQPLFEIDKNGTEILIPLIDDFIIALDREKKSITLETPEGLVDLYLQ; encoded by the coding sequence ATGCGTAAAGAAGATTGTTTCTATTTAGGTAAAATCGCAAAAAAATTTAGTTTCAAAGGGGAAGTATTGGCGTATTTAGACACCGACGAACCCGAATTGTATCAAAATTTGGAATCAGTTTTTGTTGAAATCAACAAAAGTCTGGTTCCATTTTTTATTGAAAGTAGTTCACTTCACAAAGAAAAATTCTTACGTGTTCGATTTGAAGACATTCAAACCGAAGAGGAAGCAGACGAAATTATGGGAAGCGAAATTTACCTTCCACTTTCTATGTTGCCAAAATTAGAAGGAACTCAATTTTATTTCCACGAAGTGATTGGATTTGATGTTATTGACACTCGCATAGGAAATATTGGAAAAATCGCAGCTATTAACGATAGTGGCGCACAACCGCTTTTTGAAATTGACAAAAACGGAACTGAAATTTTAATTCCACTTATTGATGATTTCATCATTGCTCTCGACAGAGAAAAAAAATCGATTACTTTAGAAACTCCTGAAGGTTTGGTTGACCTTTATTTACAGTAG
- a CDS encoding tRNA1(Val) (adenine(37)-N6)-methyltransferase, which produces MFKFKQFSVNQDRCAMKIGTDGVLLGAWTPLINNPYNILDIGAGTGILSLMLAQRSNAEQIDSIEIDEDAYEQCVENFEASRWGDKLFCFHAGLDEFVDEPEDEYDLIISNPPFYTDDYKTDNTSRDLARFEDALPFEELIEAAALLLSDNGIFSVIIPYKEEEQFVSMCKELDLFPLKITRVKGTPTSEIKRSLLAFCRMEQAPLIDELIIEISRHNYTPEYIELTKDFYLKM; this is translated from the coding sequence TTGTTCAAATTCAAACAATTTTCCGTAAATCAAGATCGTTGTGCTATGAAAATTGGCACGGATGGTGTTTTGCTTGGCGCTTGGACTCCACTCATCAACAATCCTTACAATATTTTAGATATTGGTGCAGGAACTGGAATTTTATCCTTGATGTTGGCACAAAGAAGTAACGCCGAACAAATTGACTCGATTGAAATTGACGAAGATGCTTACGAACAATGCGTTGAAAACTTTGAAGCTTCGCGTTGGGGTGACAAATTATTTTGTTTTCATGCAGGTTTGGATGAGTTTGTAGACGAACCTGAAGATGAATACGATTTAATTATTTCCAATCCACCTTTTTATACAGACGATTATAAAACTGATAATACTTCGAGAGATTTAGCGCGTTTTGAAGACGCCTTACCTTTTGAAGAATTAATTGAAGCGGCCGCCTTATTACTTTCGGATAACGGAATTTTCTCAGTAATTATTCCTTATAAAGAAGAAGAGCAATTTGTTTCCATGTGTAAAGAATTGGATTTATTCCCCTTAAAAATTACCCGTGTAAAAGGCACACCTACATCGGAAATTAAAAGAAGTTTATTGGCTTTTTGTAGAATGGAACAAGCTCCTTTAATCGATGAATTAATCATTGAAATTTCAAGACATAATTATACTCCTGAATACATTGAATTAACGAAAGATTTCTATTTGAAGATGTAA
- a CDS encoding acyl-CoA dehydrogenase family protein, producing the protein MRPDLFQSPDYYLLDELLSDEHKMVRDAARAWVKKEVSPIIEDYAQRAEFPHQIVKGLGEIGGFGPYIPVEYGGAGLDQISYGLIMQEIERGDSGVRSTSSVQSSLVMYPIWKYGNEEQRMKYLPKLATGEFIGCFGLTEPDYGSNPAGMVTNYKDMGDHYLLNGAKMWISNAPFADIAVVWAKNEEGRIHGLIVERGMEGFSTPETHNKWSLRASATGELIFDNVKVPKENLLPNKSGLGAPLGCLDSARYGIAWGAIGAAMDCYDTALRYSKERIQFDKPIGATQLQQKKLAEMITEITKAQLLTWRLGVLRNEGKATTAQISMAKRNNVDMALTIARDARQMLGGMGITGEYSIMRHMMNLESVVTYEGTHDIHLLITGMDVTGFPAFK; encoded by the coding sequence ATGAGACCAGACTTATTTCAATCTCCAGATTATTATTTATTAGACGAATTATTATCTGACGAACATAAAATGGTGCGTGATGCTGCACGTGCTTGGGTAAAAAAAGAAGTATCTCCAATTATTGAAGACTACGCACAAAGAGCAGAATTTCCACATCAAATCGTAAAAGGTTTAGGAGAAATTGGTGGATTTGGTCCATATATTCCTGTAGAATATGGTGGTGCTGGATTAGATCAAATTTCTTATGGATTAATCATGCAAGAAATTGAAAGAGGAGATTCGGGTGTACGTTCGACTTCTTCTGTACAATCTTCTTTAGTAATGTATCCTATTTGGAAATACGGAAACGAAGAACAAAGAATGAAATATTTACCAAAATTAGCCACTGGAGAATTCATTGGTTGTTTTGGTTTAACAGAACCAGATTACGGTTCAAATCCAGCTGGAATGGTGACTAATTATAAAGATATGGGTGATCATTATCTTTTAAATGGTGCTAAAATGTGGATATCGAATGCGCCATTTGCAGACATTGCAGTAGTTTGGGCTAAAAATGAAGAAGGAAGAATTCACGGATTAATCGTGGAAAGAGGAATGGAAGGATTCTCAACTCCAGAAACACACAACAAATGGTCATTAAGAGCTTCAGCTACTGGAGAACTTATTTTTGACAACGTAAAAGTTCCAAAAGAAAATTTATTACCAAACAAATCTGGATTAGGAGCTCCACTAGGATGTTTAGATTCAGCACGTTACGGAATTGCATGGGGAGCGATTGGAGCTGCAATGGATTGTTATGATACAGCATTGAGATATTCAAAAGAACGTATTCAGTTTGACAAACCAATTGGAGCTACTCAATTACAACAAAAGAAATTAGCTGAAATGATTACTGAAATCACCAAAGCGCAATTATTAACTTGGAGACTTGGAGTTTTAAGAAACGAAGGGAAAGCTACTACAGCTCAAATTTCTATGGCGAAAAGAAACAACGTTGATATGGCATTAACAATTGCTCGTGATGCACGTCAAATGCTAGGCGGAATGGGAATTACAGGTGAATATTCAATCATGAGACACATGATGAATTTAGAATCTGTTGTTACTTACGAAGGAACGCATGACATTCACTTGTTAATTACGGGTATGGATGTAACCGGTTTCCCTGCATTTAAGTAA
- a CDS encoding DUF3050 domain-containing protein — protein MNIQTINQSIQKQKEQLLNHSLYNKVKTIDDLHCFLENHIYAVWDFMSLLKALQNKLTCTTTPWLPIGNPEIRYLINEIVVAEETDLTLDGTHQSHFEMYLDAMTQCGASTSQIDAFLKNVEETKNIFVSIKQSDLHPNVKAFLDFTFRVIEQGKPHEIAAAFTFGREDLIPNMFTEILKNFQQNFPETDLSKLIYYFERHIELDADEHGPMAMQMIAELCGTSEQKWNEVQEISVLALEKRVGLWNAIEEQMEHKHELV, from the coding sequence ATGAATATTCAAACCATAAACCAATCGATACAAAAACAAAAAGAACAATTATTAAATCATTCTTTATACAACAAAGTAAAAACGATTGACGATTTACATTGTTTCTTAGAAAACCACATTTATGCAGTTTGGGATTTTATGTCGTTATTAAAAGCCTTGCAAAATAAATTGACTTGCACTACAACACCTTGGTTACCTATTGGGAATCCAGAAATTCGTTATTTAATTAATGAAATAGTTGTTGCCGAAGAAACTGATTTAACATTAGATGGAACACATCAAAGTCATTTTGAAATGTATTTGGATGCGATGACGCAATGCGGTGCTTCGACTTCTCAAATCGATGCTTTTTTGAAGAATGTAGAAGAAACAAAAAACATTTTTGTATCGATCAAACAAAGTGATTTACATCCGAATGTGAAAGCGTTTTTAGATTTCACTTTTAGAGTAATTGAACAAGGAAAACCACATGAGATTGCTGCTGCTTTTACTTTCGGAAGAGAAGATTTGATTCCGAATATGTTTACTGAAATCTTGAAAAACTTTCAGCAAAACTTCCCTGAAACGGATTTGTCAAAACTAATTTATTATTTCGAAAGACATATTGAATTAGACGCTGACGAGCACGGACCAATGGCAATGCAAATGATTGCAGAACTTTGCGGAACATCGGAACAAAAATGGAATGAAGTCCAAGAAATTTCAGTTTTAGCTTTAGAAAAGAGAGTTGGACTTTGGAATGCAATTGAAGAACAAATGGAACATAAACATGAATTAGTATAA
- a CDS encoding ferredoxin, which translates to MPQDVTIFITDRNGVKHEVLAPTDMNMNIMELIRSYELAEEGTVGVCGGMAMCASCQCYILNDVISLERNPDEEAMLWEAYHVKNNSRLGCQIPITEDLEGLEIEIAPEQ; encoded by the coding sequence ATGCCACAAGACGTAACCATTTTCATAACCGACAGAAACGGAGTAAAACACGAAGTGTTAGCTCCCACCGACATGAATATGAACATCATGGAGTTAATTCGTTCTTATGAATTAGCCGAAGAAGGAACCGTTGGTGTTTGTGGAGGAATGGCCATGTGCGCTTCTTGTCAGTGTTATATTTTAAACGATGTAATCTCATTAGAACGCAATCCAGATGAGGAAGCAATGCTTTGGGAAGCCTATCATGTAAAGAATAATTCAAGGCTTGGTTGTCAAATTCCAATCACTGAAGACTTAGAAGGTTTGGAAATTGAAATAGCACCAGAACAATAA
- a CDS encoding NAD(P)/FAD-dependent oxidoreductase: MIQTDILIIGAGPTGLFAVFEAGLLQLKCHIIDALPQPGGQLAELYPKKPIFDIPGYPSVLAGDLVTNLMEQIKQFQPGFTLGETAETIEKLEDGTFIVTTNEGTKHQAKAIAIAGGLGTFEPRKPVLKDIEFYEKEDRGVDYFVKDPEKYRGKNIVIAGGGDSALDWSIFLSNVANSVTLVHRRNEFRGALDSVEKVQELKNAGKIKLVTPAEVIGFNGSERITAVDIEVNGARMKVVCDYFIPLFGLTPKLGAIANWGLEIEKNAIKVNNALDYQTNIDGIYAIGDVNIYPGKLKLILCGFHEATLMCQSVYNRINPGKRYVLKYTTVSGVDGFDGTRKEAEKAVVKSID, from the coding sequence ATGATTCAAACGGATATATTAATTATTGGTGCAGGACCTACAGGTCTCTTCGCTGTTTTCGAAGCCGGATTATTACAATTAAAATGCCATATTATTGATGCTTTACCTCAACCAGGCGGGCAGTTAGCGGAGTTGTATCCCAAAAAACCTATTTTTGATATTCCTGGATATCCTTCAGTTTTAGCAGGAGATTTGGTTACCAATTTAATGGAGCAAATAAAGCAGTTTCAACCTGGATTTACTTTGGGAGAAACCGCTGAAACCATTGAAAAATTAGAGGACGGAACTTTTATAGTAACTACTAATGAAGGCACAAAACATCAAGCAAAAGCAATTGCAATTGCAGGTGGTTTAGGAACTTTTGAGCCTAGAAAACCTGTTTTAAAAGATATCGAATTCTACGAAAAAGAAGATCGTGGAGTAGATTATTTCGTAAAAGATCCAGAAAAATATCGTGGAAAAAATATTGTAATCGCAGGTGGAGGTGACTCCGCTTTAGATTGGAGTATTTTCTTGTCGAATGTAGCAAATTCCGTGACTTTAGTTCATAGAAGAAACGAATTTCGTGGCGCTTTAGATTCGGTAGAAAAAGTACAAGAATTAAAAAATGCTGGCAAAATTAAATTAGTTACTCCTGCAGAAGTTATTGGTTTTAATGGTAGTGAAAGAATAACCGCAGTTGATATTGAAGTTAATGGAGCTAGAATGAAAGTAGTATGTGATTATTTCATTCCACTTTTCGGATTAACACCTAAGTTAGGCGCCATTGCCAACTGGGGATTAGAAATCGAAAAGAATGCCATCAAAGTAAATAACGCATTGGATTATCAAACCAACATCGACGGAATTTACGCTATTGGTGATGTTAATATATATCCAGGTAAATTAAAGTTGATTTTATGTGGTTTCCACGAAGCTACTTTAATGTGTCAAAGTGTTTACAACAGAATCAATCCAGGAAAACGTTATGTGTTGAAATATACCACCGTTTCTGGAGTAGATGGTTTTGATGGAACAAGAAAAGAAGCTGAAAAAGCTGTTGTAAAATCGATTGATTAA
- a CDS encoding NifU family protein, with product MTTIEIKENVEKALEEIRPFLNSDGGNISLVEIIDDKHVKVRLEGACTSCNFSVSTMKAGVETTIKKYAPQIETVENIA from the coding sequence ATGACTACAATAGAAATTAAAGAAAACGTAGAAAAAGCATTGGAAGAAATTCGTCCATTTTTGAATTCTGATGGTGGGAATATTTCATTAGTTGAAATTATTGATGACAAACATGTAAAGGTGCGATTAGAAGGTGCTTGTACAAGTTGTAATTTTAGCGTTAGTACTATGAAAGCAGGTGTAGAAACTACAATAAAAAAGTATGCGCCCCAGATAGAAACGGTAGAAAACATTGCATAA
- a CDS encoding Mrp/NBP35 family ATP-binding protein, which produces MKLDRKEILAALETISVAGEGKNMVESGAVQNVITFGDEVVVDLLLSTPALHIKKRAEVDIIKVIHEKVYEKAKVKVNIKVEAPEKPENPNLIRGKQIPGISNIIAVASGKGGVGKSTITANLAVSLAKMGFKVGVLDADIYGPSMPIMFDVENSKPISVEVDGKSKMQPVSSYGVEILSIGFFTKPDQAVIWRGPMAAKALNQMIFDANWGELDFMLIDLPPGTGDIHLSIMQSLPITGAVVVSTPQAVALADAKKGVSMFMSESINVPVLGIIENMAYFTPEELPENKYYIFGKEGAKNLAADLQVPLLGEVPLVQSIREAGDFGRPAALQTASVLEGVFETITRNVVQETVSRNETLPPTEAIKITTMAGCSAVKK; this is translated from the coding sequence ATGAAATTAGATAGAAAAGAAATTTTAGCTGCATTAGAAACCATTTCGGTAGCAGGTGAAGGAAAAAATATGGTAGAAAGTGGTGCAGTTCAAAATGTAATTACTTTTGGAGATGAGGTTGTTGTTGATTTACTTTTATCAACGCCAGCTTTGCATATAAAAAAGCGTGCTGAAGTGGATATTATTAAAGTTATTCATGAAAAAGTATACGAGAAAGCCAAAGTAAAAGTTAATATTAAAGTTGAAGCACCAGAAAAACCAGAAAATCCTAATTTAATTAGAGGAAAACAAATTCCTGGAATTTCTAATATTATAGCTGTTGCCTCTGGTAAAGGAGGTGTTGGTAAATCTACAATCACAGCAAATTTAGCTGTTTCTTTAGCTAAAATGGGATTCAAAGTTGGGGTTCTAGATGCGGATATTTATGGGCCTTCAATGCCAATCATGTTTGATGTTGAAAATTCGAAGCCTATTTCAGTTGAAGTAGATGGAAAATCAAAAATGCAACCTGTTTCTAGTTATGGTGTAGAAATTTTGTCTATCGGATTTTTTACAAAACCTGATCAAGCGGTTATTTGGAGAGGACCAATGGCTGCCAAAGCATTAAATCAAATGATTTTTGATGCTAATTGGGGCGAATTAGATTTTATGCTAATCGATTTACCACCTGGAACCGGCGACATTCATTTATCAATTATGCAATCGTTGCCAATTACTGGAGCAGTCGTGGTAAGTACGCCGCAAGCTGTTGCCTTAGCTGATGCTAAAAAAGGAGTTTCAATGTTTATGTCTGAATCAATCAATGTTCCGGTTTTAGGAATTATTGAAAATATGGCGTATTTTACACCAGAAGAACTTCCTGAAAATAAATACTATATTTTTGGTAAAGAAGGTGCGAAAAATTTAGCCGCTGATTTGCAAGTACCTCTTTTAGGAGAAGTGCCATTAGTACAAAGTATTCGTGAAGCAGGAGATTTTGGTCGCCCTGCTGCTCTACAAACAGCATCTGTTTTAGAAGGGGTTTTTGAAACGATTACAAGAAATGTAGTACAAGAAACAGTTAGTAGAAACGAAACATTACCGCCAACTGAAGCTATCAAAATAACAACAATGGCAGGATGTTCTGCTGTTAAAAAATAG
- a CDS encoding YceI family protein has protein sequence MKSLHIIAILILLSFGFSKNQSKVKITNKSEVTIKGKSNVNSFECKYNSEFIENDLHVSITRNNSKMLLEGAKIDIKSTGFDCAHKMITKDFKSILKAEEYPHIVINVRELIIVKENISAKLNIKIAGIEKEYMVPVAYNQNNANVKGQLKLNIKDFKLKSPKKLLGMVVVNDNVEISFNLFLQY, from the coding sequence ATGAAATCACTACATATAATAGCCATTTTAATTCTTTTAAGTTTTGGTTTTTCAAAAAATCAATCTAAAGTTAAAATCACAAATAAAAGTGAAGTAACTATTAAAGGGAAATCGAATGTTAATAGTTTTGAATGCAAATACAATTCAGAATTTATTGAAAATGATTTGCATGTTTCTATAACAAGAAACAATTCAAAAATGCTATTAGAAGGAGCTAAAATCGATATAAAAAGCACTGGTTTTGATTGTGCTCATAAAATGATTACTAAAGATTTTAAATCTATACTTAAAGCAGAAGAATACCCGCATATTGTTATAAATGTAAGAGAATTAATTATAGTAAAAGAGAACATCTCTGCTAAATTAAATATAAAAATAGCTGGAATAGAAAAAGAATACATGGTTCCAGTAGCTTACAATCAAAATAATGCTAATGTAAAAGGCCAGTTGAAATTGAATATCAAAGATTTTAAGTTAAAATCTCCTAAAAAATTATTAGGCATGGTGGTAGTTAATGACAATGTTGAGATTAGTTTCAATTTGTTTTTACAGTATTAA
- a CDS encoding YceI family protein, with translation MSNLKTQFGTFLTLLFVLCNFNTLVAQESKVILAESKLVVDGTSNLHDWTIEAKAMSGKASVTLESGDLKVVKNLDFIVEVEQLKSGKSGMDKNTFKALKSTTNKNISFKLVKVIKITTVSDNNYTIETQGDLTIAGATKRINQTFTVKLVGKKIIFSGKHKIDMTVYGVEPPTALMGTIKTGKDVIVDFKVTYN, from the coding sequence ATGAGCAATTTAAAAACACAGTTTGGAACTTTTCTAACACTTTTATTTGTGTTATGTAATTTTAATACTTTAGTTGCACAAGAATCTAAAGTGATATTAGCAGAAAGTAAATTAGTTGTAGACGGAACTTCAAATTTGCATGATTGGACAATTGAAGCAAAAGCTATGAGTGGAAAAGCTTCAGTAACTCTAGAGTCTGGCGATTTAAAAGTTGTTAAAAATTTAGATTTTATTGTAGAAGTTGAGCAATTAAAAAGTGGCAAAAGTGGAATGGATAAAAACACTTTTAAAGCATTAAAAAGTACAACAAATAAAAACATCAGTTTCAAATTAGTTAAAGTTATTAAAATCACTACAGTTTCAGATAATAACTATACCATTGAAACGCAAGGCGATTTAACCATTGCTGGAGCAACAAAACGAATTAATCAAACATTTACAGTTAAGCTTGTTGGGAAAAAAATAATTTTCTCTGGTAAACATAAAATTGACATGACAGTTTATGGTGTTGAGCCACCTACAGCTTTAATGGGAACAATTAAAACTGGTAAAGATGTTATAGTCGATTTTAAAGTAACTTACAATTAA
- a CDS encoding MGMT family protein, with product MAKSTSNNDNFFERVYEIVRQIPAGKVTSYGAIAKALGTARSARMVGWAMNASHNLEDVPAHRVVNRKGLLTGKHHFEGTNLMQQLLENEGIIIKENQILDLEKHYWEPIPKK from the coding sequence TTGGCCAAATCAACCTCTAATAACGATAACTTTTTTGAACGTGTTTATGAAATCGTTCGACAAATTCCTGCGGGAAAAGTTACATCTTATGGTGCCATAGCAAAAGCTTTAGGAACAGCTCGTTCTGCCAGAATGGTAGGCTGGGCAATGAATGCTTCGCATAACTTAGAAGATGTTCCAGCGCATCGTGTAGTCAATAGAAAAGGGTTGCTAACAGGGAAACATCATTTTGAAGGTACAAATCTAATGCAGCAACTTCTTGAAAATGAAGGAATAATAATCAAAGAGAATCAAATTCTGGATTTAGAAAAACATTATTGGGAACCTATCCCGAAAAAATAA
- the trmB gene encoding tRNA (guanosine(46)-N7)-methyltransferase TrmB — translation MGSKNKLKRFSENETFDNVFQPTREEVVGDQFPLKGKWNKEFFKNDNPIVLELGCGKGEYSVGLAERFPEKNFIGIDIKGARFWRGAKTAVETGMNNVAFVRTQIELIHHIFTQNEVSEIWITFPDPQIKYKRTKHRMTNAAFLDNYKKILKPNGLMHLKTDSEFMHGYTLGLLHGLGYEVLYANHNIYKNEGAPAEVTGIQTFYESQYLEVNKSITYIQFRIK, via the coding sequence GTGGGAAGTAAAAATAAATTAAAAAGATTCAGCGAAAACGAAACGTTTGACAATGTTTTTCAACCAACACGAGAAGAAGTGGTTGGCGATCAATTTCCTTTGAAAGGGAAATGGAATAAAGAATTCTTTAAAAACGACAATCCAATTGTGTTAGAATTAGGATGTGGAAAAGGAGAATATTCTGTAGGTTTGGCTGAAAGATTCCCAGAAAAAAACTTTATTGGAATTGATATTAAGGGAGCTAGGTTTTGGCGTGGTGCAAAAACAGCGGTAGAAACTGGCATGAATAATGTGGCATTTGTAAGAACTCAAATCGAATTAATTCATCACATTTTTACTCAGAATGAAGTATCAGAAATTTGGATAACCTTCCCAGATCCGCAAATCAAATACAAAAGAACTAAGCATAGAATGACCAATGCTGCGTTTTTAGACAATTATAAAAAAATCCTAAAGCCAAACGGTTTGATGCATTTAAAAACAGATTCAGAATTTATGCATGGGTATACTCTAGGGTTGTTACATGGCTTAGGGTATGAAGTGCTTTATGCGAATCATAATATTTATAAAAATGAAGGTGCCCCAGCAGAAGTTACTGGAATTCAAACTTTTTATGAAAGTCAATACTTAGAAGTCAATAAATCAATTACTTACATTCAATTTAGAATTAAGTAA
- a CDS encoding UDP-2,3-diacylglucosamine diphosphatase, protein MKKRKVEVVVISDVHLGTYGCHAKELLTYLSSIKPKILILNGDIIDIWQFRKSYFPSSHLNVIKKIISLSSKGTKVHYLTGNHDEFLRKFTDLHLGNLSLENKLVLELDGKKAWIFHGDVFDASITQAKWLAKLGGWGYDILILINRFINWILARFNKEPYSLSKKIKNNVKSAVKFITNFENVCVELAIENGYEYVICGHIHEPKIELMENEKGETFYLNSGDWVENLTALEYNNKKWKLYKHEVNKVTEDEEYNFESENKLAEQFITILKK, encoded by the coding sequence TTGAAGAAAAGAAAGGTAGAAGTTGTTGTAATTTCAGATGTTCACTTAGGAACTTATGGTTGTCATGCAAAAGAATTGTTAACTTATTTGTCTTCTATAAAACCTAAAATTTTAATTCTAAATGGCGATATTATTGATATTTGGCAGTTTAGAAAATCTTATTTCCCTAGTAGTCATTTAAATGTGATTAAAAAAATCATTTCATTAAGTTCAAAAGGAACAAAAGTGCATTACTTAACAGGGAACCACGACGAATTCTTACGAAAATTTACCGATTTACATTTGGGCAACTTAAGTCTAGAAAACAAATTAGTTTTAGAATTAGACGGAAAAAAAGCATGGATTTTTCATGGCGATGTTTTTGATGCTTCAATAACTCAAGCAAAATGGTTAGCAAAATTGGGGGGCTGGGGTTATGATATCTTAATCTTGATTAATCGATTTATCAATTGGATATTAGCTAGATTTAACAAAGAACCTTATTCGCTTTCGAAAAAAATTAAAAATAATGTAAAATCTGCTGTTAAATTTATCACTAACTTTGAAAATGTTTGTGTTGAATTAGCTATTGAAAATGGTTATGAATACGTAATTTGTGGCCATATTCACGAACCAAAGATTGAGTTAATGGAAAATGAAAAAGGAGAAACTTTCTATTTGAATTCAGGAGACTGGGTTGAGAACTTAACCGCTTTAGAATACAACAACAAAAAATGGAAATTATACAAACACGAAGTAAATAAAGTAACCGAGGATGAAGAATATAATTTTGAAAGCGAAAATAAACTAGCCGAACAATTCATTACTATTCTAAAAAAATAA